Within Lactobacillus amylovorus DSM 20531, the genomic segment CAAAAGATTATTAACCAAAAGATTAGAGTAGATCCTACTGTTGAGGTCTGGCACTTAGGGGATGAAAAACCTGATCAATTGAAGAGCAAGAAAGATCAAGATAAAAAAGAATAAAATAAAAGGTTTAGCATCGTTGCTAAACCTTTTTTATTGCTCATGGAAATTATTATCTTTGACAGGAATTTCATTGTAGCGTTTTTGTCCCTTAGTAAATTCAATTTGACCAGATAATAAGTTAGTCAGATCAGTCTTAGTTTTTTCTTGATCGTCATCATCTAAGAAAATATGAATTTTTACATCTACGCCATATTCAGTATCGGCAATAAAGACGTCATTGGTTTTTAGATAATGATCTACCTCGTCAAAGCGGTTATAAGGAACGCTAAAAAGTAATTCTTGTTGCAGTACGCGTTTAATTACACCAACTTTTTCTACAGCATTAGTTACGCTGTTAGAATATGCACGAATTAAGCCGCCCGCACCTAATTTAATGCCGCCAAAATATCTGGTGACGACTACGGTAACGTTCTTTAGCTTCATCAGCTGCAATGCTTTTAATTCAGGAACACCAGCGGTACCGGAAGGTTCACCGTTATCACATTCTTTGACTTGATCGTCGTTTAAACCGATCGTGTAAGCAAAGGTATTGTGGGTAGCATCGCGATATTTCTTCGAAATTTCTTGAATAAAAGCATTTGCTTCTTCAACGGAATTGGTTCTAGCAATGCTGGCAATAAATCTACTCTTTTTAATGATCAATTCGCCGCTGCCGTTTTCTTTAATAGTTAAAAAATTTTCTTTTTCTGACAAAAAAATCGCCTCTTTTTGCGTAATAAATAATAGAGGGGTGAAAACAATGGAAGATTCA encodes:
- a CDS encoding YigZ family protein, with product MSEKENFLTIKENGSGELIIKKSRFIASIARTNSVEEANAFIQEISKKYRDATHNTFAYTIGLNDDQVKECDNGEPSGTAGVPELKALQLMKLKNVTVVVTRYFGGIKLGAGGLIRAYSNSVTNAVEKVGVIKRVLQQELLFSVPYNRFDEVDHYLKTNDVFIADTEYGVDVKIHIFLDDDDQEKTKTDLTNLLSGQIEFTKGQKRYNEIPVKDNNFHEQ